In Ignavibacteriota bacterium, one genomic interval encodes:
- a CDS encoding NADH-quinone oxidoreductase subunit J, whose translation MDTFDIIFYVFAAVTIVSAFVVVFTKNIMYAAFSLLFTFIGVAALYVLLHADFLAVTQILIYVGGILVLLLFGVMLTNNVVSVDIKTGTLNTIPALVGAAVMAGSLAAVFYMTWSTVVEPATAPTATTRAIGELLMTGYALPFEVASVVLLAALIGAALMARRTRKP comes from the coding sequence ATGGATACGTTCGACATCATCTTTTACGTCTTTGCGGCCGTCACGATCGTTTCCGCGTTCGTCGTGGTGTTCACGAAGAACATCATGTACGCGGCCTTCTCGCTGCTCTTCACGTTCATCGGGGTCGCGGCCCTCTACGTGCTGCTGCACGCGGATTTCCTCGCCGTGACCCAGATCCTGATCTACGTCGGCGGCATCCTCGTGCTGCTCCTGTTCGGCGTGATGTTGACGAACAACGTGGTGAGTGTGGACATCAAGACCGGCACGCTGAACACGATCCCGGCGCTGGTCGGCGCGGCCGTCATGGCAGGCTCGCTCGCCGCGGTGTTCTACATGACCTGGAGCACCGTGGTCGAGCCGGCGACGGCCCCGACCGCGACCACGCGCGCGATCGGCGAACTCCTGATGACCGGGTATGCACTGCCCTTCGAGGTGGCGTCGGTGGTACTCCTTGCAGCTCTGATCGGCGCCGCGCTGATGGCACGCCGCACTCGTAAACCGTAA